From one Streptomyces mobaraensis genomic stretch:
- a CDS encoding LysR family substrate-binding domain-containing protein, translating to MTGSQDSPTFRLAYVPGVTPDKWVRIWNDRLPEVPLTLLSVPPHEAPGVLRADGADAALLRLPVDGTDLSAIPLYTETTVVIVPKDHLLTAVDEATVADLADDIVLHPLDDALGWERLPGRPALERPATTADAVELVAAGIGVLVVPQSLARLHHRKDLTYRPLTDAPQSRVALSWPEERTTELVEHFIGVVRGRTANSTRGPKLPSAQERRTGGAGAAGRKGGGGSPRKAAGQGGRKTAGQSGGKGAGKNTAKGGGKGGTQRSAGGRRRGGR from the coding sequence GTGACAGGCTCGCAAGACTCCCCCACGTTCCGGCTCGCCTACGTCCCGGGAGTGACACCCGACAAATGGGTGCGTATCTGGAACGACCGCCTGCCCGAGGTGCCGCTGACCCTGCTGTCGGTGCCCCCGCACGAGGCGCCCGGCGTGCTCCGCGCCGACGGCGCCGACGCCGCGCTGCTGCGGCTCCCGGTGGACGGGACGGACCTCAGCGCCATCCCGCTGTACACCGAGACCACCGTGGTGATCGTCCCCAAGGACCACCTGCTCACGGCGGTGGACGAGGCGACGGTCGCCGACCTCGCCGACGACATCGTCCTGCACCCGCTGGACGACGCCCTGGGCTGGGAGCGGCTGCCGGGGCGGCCCGCGCTGGAGCGGCCCGCCACGACCGCGGACGCCGTCGAGCTGGTCGCGGCCGGCATCGGCGTCCTCGTCGTCCCGCAGTCCCTCGCCCGGCTGCACCACCGCAAGGACCTCACCTACCGGCCGCTGACCGACGCCCCGCAGTCGCGGGTCGCCCTGTCCTGGCCCGAGGAGCGGACCACGGAGCTCGTCGAGCACTTCATCGGCGTCGTCCGCGGCCGGACCGCCAACAGCACGCGCGGCCCCAAGCTGCCGTCGGCCCAGGAGCGCCGGACGGGCGGGGCGGGGGCCGCCGGCCGGAAGGGCGGCGGCGGCTCGCCCCGGAAGGCCGCCGGGCAGGGCGGCAGGAAGACCGCGGGACAGAGCGGCGGGAAGGGCGCCGGGAAGAACACCGCGAAGGGCGGTGGCAAGGGCGGAACCCAGCGCTCCGCCGGCGGCCGGCGGCGCGGGGGCCGCTGA